The Aureibacter tunicatorum DNA segment GTATGCTCAAAATCGTAATTCAATTTTTCAGGCTTACTATCAATATGCTCATGCTGATGAAAGCAAGGCCAGAGGTATGAAATCTCGTATTATCAATTTCATTTCAGAAAATCCAAAAAAATTCAACCATATGACTACTATCGAAAAATTGGCAGAAATCGCCACACGCATTCGCCGTGAAAACAAAAACTTCAATCAAGAAAGTGAACTTTTCAGACTGGCATTAGAAGTGATGCAAAAAGAACTTCGTTTTAAACCTTCCAAAGAAGATATGATCCAACGTATCGCTGGAGAGCTTTATAAAAAGGAAAGATTAAATTTTATGGGTGCTGATAAAACCCAAGCTTGCGATGACTTTGCCCAAGCAATGTACGAAGACCTTTATGAGAAAGAATGGAATGGCCAGTTCCCTTCTAAAGACAGAGAGCGTACTTTCTTATATCAATTTGCTTTTGTCTATAGCAAAAAAGTAACAGAATTCTACTCAAACTCAGAAAATAGAAAAGCTGATAAAGAAGTGCTTGAAACTGTTTAATCTAATTTTTAAATCAAATGAATGTATAACCACAGGAGGGTGATTTAATTTCAAAAAGAAAAATACCTTTTTGTCCCTCTTCGGAGAGGGTGTAGGGAGAGGATTTATATTAAAATAATCTTTCTTTTTGAATCTGCTACCCCACTCTTGTTGTGTACCAAAATCAAAAAATAACTTATAAAGACTTAATAATCATGAAAAATATATTTGAAAATATCCCAGCTAATTTATTCAGAACTAACCTTAAGGAAAACAAAACAGGAACCTTCAAAATCGCTTTAGTACGCGAAGTTGTAGGTCCTATGATCAACCGAAGCAACTATGCTGATGAGACAATTGTATTCCGTACACAAGAAGGAAAAAATCTTATAGAAGTTCCAGCCCGTAAATGGAAAGCACCAGATAAATTGACAGGCCTTAAGCTTTGCCGTCAGACAAGTGCTGTCTCTGAAGATGTTCGTTACAATGTAATCAAAACGAGTAATGAATTAGCTAACCCTAATTCAATCCTTTTTGGAGATTCAGTTACCGCTTCCAATGATGCCGTAGGAATCAAAGCTCGTGTCATTTACGATTGGGCATACTCTATACGTCCTGTTGATGAGTTAGTTGATACAATCCAGCACAATGCTTTGAGTGAAGGAGGGACAATGTACGATGAAGAAGAAGGAAAACTTCGTCAGTCGCTTTTCAGAGTTCAATACATTCAGCCTCAGACTTATTTCCCTCAGTTTATCACTTTGGAAAATGCCACACCCGAATTATTATTCCATCTCTTATCTTCTATCCTGTTTACAAGCAGATACGGAGCACAAAGCACCACTACAGGGAATAATGTCAGAAACCACATTGTAGCCATGGGATACGATACTGTCGAAGCTCCGCTTAACAGCTTCACTTTCTCCAACAATTGGAATGAAGCCACAGAAGTAAACCTTGAGAATATCAAAGCCGAAATGCTTAAACAAATGCAGGATAACTATGCTGAAAACCTTATTCAGGGAGAAGATTTGGAAGTAACTATCCGTGAAACTTGGAAATCAGACCTTACTTCTGAATATCAAGCGACTCAAGAACAATGTGTTGAATACTTAAAAGAGATCAAAGTATACAAAGAACCAAAAGCTAAAAAAGCCCCGGCAAAGAAAAAACAACCTGTTGAAGCTTAATTGTTATTTTCTGTTGATTTGTCATGCTCTTTTGGTCTTTATAAAATTATACTATTAGTTTTTTATTGACCTTGAAAACAGAGGGTTAAAAAACATTGATTGATAATCCGTTAAAAAATTTTTACTGTTTGAGCAAAGCGAGTTTAAAAATTTTAGGATGGAGATCAATGTTTTACTGAAGTTTTCACAGTCTTGATTTTTGGTTACTTTTTTATCAAGAAAAAAGTAAAAAGAACAAGGAATATGGCAGATTTATATTATTCGAATATTGAATTAAATACCATGAAAATATACAAATTAAGACTCACCTTACTCAATCACCTCTTCTACTTCACCGAGATGACCAATGGCTCTCGTACAGGTAACTTTATAGGAGATCTGGCACTTACATATGCCTTCAGACCCTATTTAGCCCCTGCAAATAAGCCTATACCATTTCGTGACAAACCAGAATATGAAGAGATCAAAGATTGGGGATACTATTGCACCATGGCTATGCCGGAGCGTTCACAACCGACAAATGTATATACCAAAAATACATTGTTCAATACCGATGGATTCTTTGATACCAAGAGTTTGGAAGATACAGCCAAATCACCATTCAAAAACCTGGTGCATGTGCAGGGGGTTGAAGCCCAATCCACTTTTCTTTGCTATCTAGTCAGCAAAAATGATTTGGATATACCCCCGACCATCAGAGTAGGCAACGGTAGAGAAACACTGGTAGCAGTAGAAGAAATAGAAACATCAGAACAAGGTGATCTATGGCTCAATGCCTACACACACAAGATCGTATTTGACAATCTGGAAGAAGTCGCCGATCTCATGGCAGAAGAACAAATCCATGACCGAGAATACGTTTTAGAAAATTACATATTGTTAAAAGGGTTCAAGAAAAAACACCTACCAACAATATTCAACCAAACATTCAATTAAAAACCGTAGAGACGCAATTTATTGCGTCTCTCTTAAAAAAAATGCCAAACCTACCCATCACCATCCCCCCCCAATACGTCCCTCAAGTACAGGAAACAGCCACATTCAAACGGCCCAACAAACCTGCATTCGAAGGACGCATGCACCGTATGCAACAAATCATGCGCGATGAGTTTGAAAAACTCCCCCTGATTACCGAAGTCATAGCCCCTACAGGAACAGGTAAATCCTACGCCTTTGCCTTTCCATGCCTCAAATATGCAGGCGACAAATACAACAAAAAGTGCGGACTCATCATCTTGCCCACCAATACCCTGATTGATGAACTGCATGGAGAGTTTTCAGCCATGTTTCCTGACCTTAATATCGTCAAAGCCACAGGTAAAAGCCTTGACGAGGCAGACAAAAAAGGGAGTAAACAACGCTGGGAGGCTTTGGAAGAGATGGCATCACAGGCTGATCTGATGATCACCAATCCCGATATTCTTAACTATGCCATGCTTGGTGGCTATGATGAGAATATCCAAAGACTGATGAAAAGGTATACAGGTAACCCCAGATTCAAAATGTCTGGAGGTAAAACCTATTGGCATTTTTTACATAATTTTGACTACATCATTTACGATGAATTCCACCTTTATGATGAAGAACAATTAGCCAGTAT contains these protein-coding regions:
- the cas7d gene encoding type I-D CRISPR-associated protein Cas7/Csc2, with translation MKNIFENIPANLFRTNLKENKTGTFKIALVREVVGPMINRSNYADETIVFRTQEGKNLIEVPARKWKAPDKLTGLKLCRQTSAVSEDVRYNVIKTSNELANPNSILFGDSVTASNDAVGIKARVIYDWAYSIRPVDELVDTIQHNALSEGGTMYDEEEGKLRQSLFRVQYIQPQTYFPQFITLENATPELLFHLLSSILFTSRYGAQSTTTGNNVRNHIVAMGYDTVEAPLNSFTFSNNWNEATEVNLENIKAEMLKQMQDNYAENLIQGEDLEVTIRETWKSDLTSEYQATQEQCVEYLKEIKVYKEPKAKKAPAKKKQPVEA
- the cas5d gene encoding type I-D CRISPR-associated protein Cas5/Csc1 — encoded protein: MADLYYSNIELNTMKIYKLRLTLLNHLFYFTEMTNGSRTGNFIGDLALTYAFRPYLAPANKPIPFRDKPEYEEIKDWGYYCTMAMPERSQPTNVYTKNTLFNTDGFFDTKSLEDTAKSPFKNLVHVQGVEAQSTFLCYLVSKNDLDIPPTIRVGNGRETLVAVEEIETSEQGDLWLNAYTHKIVFDNLEEVADLMAEEQIHDREYVLENYILLKGFKKKHLPTIFNQTFN